TCCTGGCGGAAACGATTCGGTGCCGGTTGTTGTCCAGCGAAATCGACGACTAATATCCTATCCGCTATGTTACGACAGTCGTTATGAAAGCCGATACCAGAGTCGCTATTGCTCGATGTTGTTGTCACCTCGCTGTGATTGCTTGGCTGTGGAGAATTTGCTACGAACTCCGGGGGTTCGATTCGTGCCTCGTCTCTCGGTCTTCGATCTCGTGGACCTCTTATCACTGGCCGATTGCATCTCGaaaaatttcccaatgctggacTATCTCCTTTTACGGCTAGCTTCGATATCTGCTGAATCGTAGGACTAGCACAATCGTCTGGTGGCAGCGAGTACATGCCTCGTATGACACCGACAACATACTCCGCAGATGGAGGAAATTCCAAACAACGTTCTGCAACCGGATCCCTAGTGCAGGACACTTGAAATTCCCTCGCTCTTACGCAATGAGCCTCGTGTTCGGCCATACGGGGATCGACGGCGAACACGTGGCAACTGTGCGATGCTTCCGCCTCTAAATCAGTAATCTCAGCTGCTGTGACGAGTCCAAAAAACCGCCTATCGGCATCTGAACCGCAGCCCGCGTAAACGATTCTCTCTCTTTGATATTGAGCAAGAACTTGACCGTTCGGTCGTCGAAGGAGCAAAGCGTTTGGAAGAACGGATAGTAATACGGGAGCAGCTGTGCGTCTTTCTTGTCTTAGTTTACGTACAGCGGTGCGCACGTTACCCGGAGCAGCACTCGGGGAGGCCTGTGGTGTCTCGATCGTTCCCAAATACCCAACCACAGCGCGACATTCGAGTCTGGCGATGTGACTTGGCGTGAGTTGTGCGCGACTCAGATTCTGCAAAATTTCGTTGACACTCGATGTACTCGGAGCCGCTTGGCAAcctgaaaatttaattgttactgttataataatctgcaaaaaaataaatacccaGAACAGATTCGCTCAAATATGTGCACTTCAAAACCAACTAAAATAACTTAGTGTAATGTTACTTATGTTTCTTATAAGACTGGTTCAAACGCTCATCAAAACAAATgcactttaaaattattgattgttACCAGTAGAAGAACTAGTAGTAGAACAACTGATGAGTAGACACCAGGCAGACTTCCTCAAAACAATACCAGAAGTAAAACTGAGTCTAGCTCtacattgttaaaattaaataagcagTATCCCAAGGATAAAGTTGTTGATTTCGTTAGTCCTTCGTTATACAGctacttttatttaacattaattaacaaataaaacctaaaatatttaaaaaatgtaagtttaaacaaaaacaaaaaaaaaaaggtgcgattaaaaatgcaataaacCATAGCGGAGGTGCTAGCaaacttgtaaaaatgttaagtaTTTTTCGTGCAATGTAGTGTCGTGAACATTTGTGGTGGTGGTATTgcttttttgtatatgtattagtatgtagtaaaattttttactgccaaaataatattgtatctgACAGATTTAATTCTCTTTAAGCTCATAATTTAAACTGAATTACTTATAATGTTAagggatatttttatattaccatttatttatttttttaatgacccATGAATTCAcatcatcattatatataatgatgacAAGTTGATGctcataaaaattatgattaaagcTTATGCAATTAGAATTTCGAATTCAAACCAATTATTTCTTGTCGTGATTCAGAATATGAATCCATGATACAATACAGCAGATCTTGTTTTCTAGACgggatttcaataaaaatattttaagcagatGCATTATTTAATTAGACTGTCCAAGAAGTTAAACtttccaagtcaaatcaaagaAATCAAATATGATAATGAAATGAAAGATGACGTTTATTATTCTAAATCAAATTTCTACAATAAATTAGTCAAACATAGAGAAATACATTATCATCTGTAATCACAATAAAATGAGGACAAATTATTCTAAAGACGAAAACAgtgtaaaaactaaaaacatcACACATTGCAGGCATAAATGAGGAAATATAAACACACTTACAAAAActcctattaataaaaatcctgAAAAGATAAAgtgatttcaaatttaaattttttctgaAACATTCCTAATAcacaaatgattttatatcaCACATGCCTGAAAATAAGTCTGTTGACCTTGCAAAGTCGATAACTTTGTACATCTCTAAAAGTGGTACATCTCTAAAAATGGTAAAAAcatctatatactatataatccacattcattagatattttatattttcatttcaaaatatattatagtcaaATTATGCTGATTATTTTACGCATATGGTTGATTAAAACAAGTAATAACTGAATTTATTGCCCTTTCTTCTGGGTATAATTTACATTCCTCATGAGTGGTATCTTTAagcttttgtaaaataactattctAGTGCTTGTAAAACTTTACTTAagaggaatttatttattaaattatggcacttttaaaatattataataaaatatatttatacataaaaacatagaATAAACACAACATTCTTGAattcatttcataattaataatataacatttaaaatttttatcaccTGGATGATGTAGCATGGCTGGTTGCGGTCTGCGGCGCGGAGGAGGGTATCTTCGTCTTGTTCTTGCTCGCTCTTCAGGTTCTGTGTCTTCCGTATCTGTAGGCGGTGATTCTCTCGGCGCCACACTCAGTGCTATCGGCCCAGGGGCTGCTGCGACAAGTCGAGCGACAGACGCATGTGGAGCTCTAGCTACACTCGCTCCGTCAACAGCTAGTAAAGCATCCCCAGCTCGTAGTCCGGCTCTTTCCGCTGGCCCGCCAGCAGCAACAGCCGACACCACACAGGGTCGCTGCCCCGCTATGGTAAATCCGAAACCACCGGGACCCCTTACAACTATAACCCGTCGCTCCGTGGTCCGTGATAAAGCTGCTCTACGGCGTCTCCGTCTTTGCTGTTGAGGCACCATCGCGAAAACTTTTCACTGATTATAAACTTGGATTCACATTACAAAAGGGTTTTTTAAGTACTTTTCTTCAATAAAACTGATATTAAATTGTTGAGTTAGGCGTGCCAATCGATTATTCAAAGTAAGGAAACTAGAAAAACAAGAATTTCAAAGCTCAAGAAAGTTTCGAGGTCTTTATAACAGACTTGACGTTTAGAAAGTTTGAGTACGTTCAAAAACGGCGTATAGGCACAACAAAACttgttttttacttttcacGCATTAGTTCACTAAGTTATCAACATTTAGCAAACGAACTTTAATGGTTCCGGTAACATatacttaagaaaaaaatataattattaactttattatatacatacacaattacatatcttactaatataaaaagtatgcaAACCGATGATTGAAAATATTCTACAACGTCAAGCATTTACTTCACAGCTTGTTTAAGATCGAAACGTAAATATCAAGAATATTAACTGTCAGAAACGCATGCTTATATTAGTTGTCAAAAGTAATCTCAAGTGTCAAGAGAACTCACgttgataattttgtattttcattatattaaaaagttttaatttgtttgtaatactaaaaacaaatataaaataatggcggtacgtatttaaaatattactgattTGTTTTGTGGTATATTTACaggttaataatataaactttgttttttttcagaaaaaagGCAAAGCGAAGATTAGTAAAGTTAAAAGAAACAATCaaactacaaataaaatgaaaaagcaGGGTAAACTAAAGCTGCAGAGACACAAAACAAAGGTACAGAAACAGAGGCAACCGACACAAAATCAGCTGGAGTATAGCAGTGAAAGTGAATCATCAAGCAATGAATGGGCCGATATGTTGGACGAGGATGAACAGCAGTACATAACTTCTAGACTAGCGAAGCAGCCCCAGCTCCTGTCTAATATACCTGATAAAGAGCAGGAGAATAAGTGAGTATCAAATCATATACATTACTTGATATATATTGACTATGCTTCaagctcagattataaaacgaaagacaattttttttttttatgatatcggtaggctgACTACCAaaggggccacctgatggtaagtggtcagcactgcccatagacaatgacggtgtaagaaatattaaccattccttatacaaccaatgcaccaccaaccttgggaactaagatgtttgaTGAagacgtcccttgtgcctgtttttacactggctcactcacccttcaaaccggaacacaacaatactgagtactgagtgggtggtacctacccagacgggctttcacaaagccctacgaccaaGAAAACAGATGGACAAAACATTACATAGTAGCAATAAAAGTGAATACAGCAATGACTAAACCTCTTTATCATAAATGATAGTACTATGAATATGAATATGAcacttttgaaaaataataagcacaataaattttagttttttttgttagtgtTAGTTAGTTAGTGTTGTTTAAGTTTGCACTTTCGTGCAATCATAACTGTTTGTTTAACTTCAAAGCTTAATAAAAACTTTCTGCTTTGAGCAAAAGCTGAAGGTGGATTTTGTGACTGAAGCAAGAATTAGGTAACTATTACTTTACACAATTGAAGCTAATCATTCAacaagaattataaacatattaataattgaataatgctttttactaatttgtataatttttatgatgaaTTAATTCAGACGTGGATCCAAACGTAAAAGAGGTAAAGAGAAGTTACCAAAAATAGCCAAACCTACCAGAAATGCAAACAGTGACAGTGGGGCTGACAGTGACACAGACGACACGGACATGGAAGAGAAATATGAGAAGGAACAGGCTGAACGACCGACCAAAAAAATAAGATCTCTCTTACCTATAAAGACTAAATCGGGAATCGAAGAAAGGATGGAAGAATGTGAAGGTACATTTTTCTATGATAATAAGTATGTAAGACGTTCACCGTTAGCTATGTGGTTTAAGCAGAAGTGTAAAATACACTAAGAGATAAGGCTTTAATTATTGGTAGCAAGTTTAACTTGTAATTTGGCACAATGTGGTGCAGTGTCACTGtgttataaacaaatactatttttttacttgCCTTTTCGTATCCGACGTAACTAATCAGCACTAGGTGATTTGTTTTTTGGTGTTTTCTTTCCTAGTTCTCTTGCCATGGTTCATACATTTTATCCCAAACAAATTATATTGgttaattatagtataaatttaatatatttttaatttttattactgacTACCTATATTATGTTGTAACTTATAATCCTGATTATGTAGAATCTGAAACAGAGCAAGAAAATGAACAGCAAGAAGAAGAAAAATCAGATGAAGAGGAAGCAGATACTGAATCAGATTCTGGCATGGAAGTCACAACTGAGGAAGAACAGGCAGGGGACAAAGATGTGATCACCACAGTTGAATTAATGGCCCAAAGACGTGATAGGTTGAATCATGAGAAGCTCAGAATAGGAGCTCTTTGCTCATCTCTATTGGAGAGTCCAGAAAAAAAGGTTCATTTTTATTCGTgtcttaatcaaaatattactacatattattataaattttattaattataacaaagttAACATAACctagaaaaataacaaatggATTTTCATATGGTTTTCACTAATGGAATGAAtgattcatgaggaaggtttagttgtattattattgattaggCTTCATGTAAATTGGCTGCAATATGAGGTTAACtgttgaacatttaaaaaaaaaatcatactgtCTTATTGGCGTGATACCCCTTAAccaaaatagttatataattaataattatatatattacaataaaaggaTAACTTAAATTGCTAATCAACTCATGATAATTCTatcaagttatataaattaattaatatttttacatcactCACTTTTGacaataagttttgtttttaaagctatattattctttatactgccaaatttaagaaaaattttcGTCAACATTACCTATTTGATTACATAAAGAAAactaatcaataatttaattattgcagTTGAAAAACCTGTTCCCAATTCTATATCTGATGGACGAACGACTGAAAGACGGTGCGCAGAACTTGATCTCAGTGCGTAAGCTGGCCACTATCTCCGCTGCTGAAGTATTCTGCGACATCCTGCCCGACTACAAGATACGTCATCAAGATTATTCCGATGTTAAATGTTAGTATATAAATGACTTACGTAaagatttatactaatattataaatgccaaagtaactctgactgtctgtctgttactctttcacggcaAACCCGCTgagccgaatttgataaaaaaaattataaaggatAAAACTCCATAGGCTATAATTCTATGACTTGCACATGACGATCAACTTCTAAAACAAGTGCAGCCGCAGGCGatatttagttcttttttttacagttatagttttaaaatgtgttttaattgtgtatacgtaattaatgaacatatgtatatatttcaacttataaatactagatggcgttatgtcaaattgtagacaattctaaatcgcgatggcaagGTTCGcaaattgtttgcatatagcattttGGAATTTTTTGAGTAAAcatggttaccagtggcacctaatagttttattagtaaaacgtttGTGTTctggagcatccttaggatcgactgagctagttgttcaaattgataattgtaaacatatacaattatcaATGGGTGAATAGTTACACACTCATTTGTCTCTTTTTGTcatcaataattttacatttgaaagaagaagacaaagtATAGTTTAAGTACTACACAATGTTTCTTAAGAAGTTTGtatgttaaaatgaaataatttgtcaATTGTTTTTTCTATTTCCAGTAAAGAAGGACACACTCACATTGTATAAATACGAAAAGGAACTATTGGAATTCTACAAGAGATATCTGCAGAGATTGGAGAAAGCAGCGAACGTGTTCAGGCGCAAGAAAGGCGATAACCGGTTAGTTGcgctactattatttatatgtcttcTTTTGAGGAGGAAATTCGGAGCTTAATCCAAACCGCCGCTTCAATGCGGCTCGGTGGTGGTGGTGCAGGAGTGTGTGAAAGCGACACCTACAAACGACTGTATTCAGTCGTTTGACCACACAGTGTGTGCAGAATTATCGAGTGAGTGAGCGAGCGGGCCTGTTGCAGGGCGGCGGAGGGCGCGGCGGTGTCGCTGGCGCTGGTGAGCGTGCGCTGCATGTGCAGCATGCTGGCGGCGCGGCCCGACTTCAACTACGCGTCCAACATCGCACAGAGCCTGGTGCCGCTGCTGGGCGCCGCCGACGCGCGCGTGCGCGCGCTCGTGAGCGCGTGCGCCGTCGCCGTGTTCGCCGCCGACCGGCGCGGGGAGATCACGCTCACCGTCAGTACGCGCTTCCTATCGTCCGTGTGCTCGTTGTTGCCAGTCGAACGATATGCCTTATtccttaaagttttttttaacaaatgatttgattttatagatcggcaaagttataaaaaaatctgcgaaattttacttttaattaggaTTTGGGACTCGCGCAGTCGGTAACTTCGCGCTTTTAACTTAAACCCTGCACCGCTTCGCCGACGCGGCAGTCGACCCGTTAAAGacagattataaaattgataaaacatcACCATTTCTCCACAGATCGTTCGTCTCATCAACCAGCTGGTGAAGCGTCGCGGCGATCGCATCCATCCCTCCGCCCTGGAGTGCCTCCTCTCGCTGAAGATCAAGGACGTGGACCTGGACAAGGAAGCCGACCTGCAGAACAAGAAGCGACAGGAGGAGAAACAC
Above is a window of Vanessa atalanta chromosome 19, ilVanAtal1.2, whole genome shotgun sequence DNA encoding:
- the LOC125071260 gene encoding nucleolar complex protein 3 homolog, whose translation is MAKKGKAKISKVKRNNQTTNKMKKQGKLKLQRHKTKVQKQRQPTQNQLEYSSESESSSNEWADMLDEDEQQYITSRLAKQPQLLSNIPDKEQENKRGSKRKRGKEKLPKIAKPTRNANSDSGADSDTDDTDMEEKYEKEQAERPTKKIRSLLPIKTKSGIEERMEECEESETEQENEQQEEEKSDEEEADTESDSGMEVTTEEEQAGDKDVITTVELMAQRRDRLNHEKLRIGALCSSLLESPEKKLKNLFPILYLMDERLKDGAQNLISVRKLATISAAEVFCDILPDYKIRHQDYSDVKLKKDTLTLYKYEKELLEFYKRYLQRLEKAANVFRRKKGDNRAAEGAAVSLALVSVRCMCSMLAARPDFNYASNIAQSLVPLLGAADARVRALVSACAVAVFAADRRGEITLTIVRLINQLVKRRGDRIHPSALECLLSLKIKDVDLDKEADLQNKKRQEEKHKKRIINLSKKEKKRAKKLKEVERELLETRAQESAATRRALLTDVTRTLFHIYFRLLKAAPRAGLLAAALTGLARFTHVINLEYYSDLVAILSRLLRDEHVGAHEKLLCVNTVLSILSGAGDALNVDPAHFHAHLYHSLLSVHAGGTSGSARCALQALGALVARARSVPTAVLQALAKRLLSAALQLPHHAALAALALLHALLQQNKSLGSLFETEEVVGSGRYDPLLPSPEHSGAHCAAAHDACALRAHYHPHVRHLATALLTRRSHDLASLTTMQILDQYDSSQMAFKPPIPPPKPIDPTAKIKSGQGWAQSDFKSYCTDIENSVQMSFSENIVR